Genomic window (Mustela erminea isolate mMusErm1 chromosome X, mMusErm1.Pri, whole genome shotgun sequence):
CCTGTAACGtaatttttgtgttaattttaaaatatgacgagaatgtaaagtgagaaaaaaatctaaaaacaaacaacttttgaAATGAAGTGGAGCCTGTAGTCCTTCAACTACAGGACATTtggcaaaaatgaaaattctagagcATGCAtaatgagagggagaaaggaaggaaggtagggtGACCTTGATTTAACATCAGTAGACTGCCAATAAAAGGAACTTCAATCGAGCATACTCGTATTTCATAAACTCGCAggattttgaaaaaacaaaaaaggatctCCAGGTACACACTTCTTTCAAGTGCTTCCAATGAAGGGGTTCGCTTCCAcaaatttaaggaaattttaatattgaaaaatctataatttacttaaataaaccaagaaaatagTGTTCTCAATGGCAGCTAAAGCTACTGAAAGGACACGTTTGATATCTAATAAGTTACCTGAGATGGCTTAGAAAAccaaaattgggggcacctgtgtggctcagtgggttgggcctctgcctttgactcaggtcatgatatcagggtcctgggatcaagccctgtattgggccctctgctggggggggggggagcctgcttcctcctctctctctgcctgcctctgcctacagGTACTATCTTATTTGGTTTTTAGGACAATGGTATTATAACTAATTTATTACAGAAGAAATTCAGGTCCAGAGAGCACAGAGTCACATTAAATTAGCCACATTCCTAATCTTGTCCCACCCAACCCCAACATTCCTACTACCTAAACATTGAAAATatggctcattcattcactcaacaaaattCTTGGTATCTACTGTAGGTCGATTCCACTGACACTATAAATATGTCTATGAGTAAGAAACTATGCCTGACTTCAGGTTGCATTTTCTTAGAGTCTACTAAggttcatgtttattttttagtttttagatttttaaaaaaaaattatgttcacttAGCCAACGTATAGTACACCATTAGCTTTTAAGATAGTGTTCAACGATTTATTAGTTGTGTCATGCTTATTTTTCAGAGTGCGAATTTTCCCAAGATAAAGCTGTTctaaatatttactcatttgcaGAGCAATCAGATCAACTCAACTTATTTAGGCTCTTTTCttagtgtttaaatattttaaaaatttaatttccaaatatgcaCAAATACTTTTTGACTGTAATGCTTAAAAATCTTTCTTGTTACTTTCTGACTTTAATAAGAATGATAGTAGCATTTCATCACCAAAGGTGGtgttaagattttgtttagaTCTATGTGTTCAGAATAACAATTttggtcttctttcctttttaaaaaatattttatttatttatttgacacacagagagaaatagagataataagagagcatgagcagggatgaaagggagaagcaggcttcccactgagcaaggagccctatatgggactgaatcccaggaccttgggatcattacctgaagGGAAggcggatgctcaactgactgagccacctacatgcccccccctttttttttctttttagattttatttatttatttgacagggagagagagagagagagagaagcagggggagtggcagagggagaaaaaatactttaaatatctgCAGAATGCCCCAAGAACAAAAACTACAGAGTTTGTCCCACTTTTTAGAGCTACAGGTCCTTTTGTGCTAAGTGAGGTGGCTCTGAAAAGAGTCTTTGGTTTGCAAGGTGGTAAGGCGGTCCTCAGGCAGCTCATTGGTGGGAGGTTTGCAAGGTGGTAAGGCGGTCCTCAGGCAGCTCATTGGTGGGAGGTGTACCTGATGATGGCCTTGCTGGCCTCAGACATGGTGAACTTGCCAATCTccctgggcagcagcaggcaCGCAGCTGTCTGGATCTCCCTGGAGGTGATGGTGGTGCGCTTGTTGGAGTGGGCCAGGCTAGAAGCCTTGTCGTCAATGCACTCGAAGATGTCCTTGAATGAATCCATGGCGCTCACAGCCTTCTATGGGAGGCTCAGGCCCTTGTGAACCTGCTTCAGAACCCTGGGGAAGTACGTGGTGAAACTGTTGTGGGAGCAGccccggtggtggtggtggccacCACACCTTGGCTGCTCCTGCTTCGGGCTCTTCAGGTCCGCTTCCGTGGGCTCCTCAGTGCCCAGGTTTCGTCAGAGGAGGTCTCACAGCCAGGCTGAGCCATGTGGACTTTGCCTTCCCAACAcctcagaaggaaggagaatggcGGCTAGTGAGGGGTGCTGGCCCATTTATAGTCGCTGCATTTCCTGACGTCATGGGCAACCTCCATATCTGATTGGACAAAATGCAATGCAGGAAATCAGAGCTCTAAGTCCTCTGAGAATAGCAGCTGACAGATGCAcataataaaaactttgaaaaaatatcacTCAGAGTTACCTGGTTAGcccagttggttcagtgtctgactcttggtttctacttgggtcatgatctcagggtgatgaaaTCTAACCCCTTGTGGAGCTCCCcatcagcagggtgtctgcttgagattttttctctctctctccctcttctgctccctcctgcatgtgctctcttcttttcttaaataaataaatcttttaaaacatatatcACTCAAATCACCTATATTGTGGAACGTCAACTTTAATCCCTTGAGACAGTCGAAACTTCCCAACCAAAGTTATACCACCAGCACTATGACTTGCCAAAAATTGGCCATTTCACCTCTAATTCATAATCTGCTCAGTGGCCACGATGGCTTGAGCAGAAACCCAATGACATAGTTATCAGAGTGGGAACAATCCAGGGACCCTTCTTAATAACCAGTGTCTTTAGTTCTGATAAGAACTCTCCATGAtttgggaaagaaatggaaaaaccacCATCTCCAAAATCAGAACATATACAGAAATGATTACAGGGACAGTTTCAAATCCTTAAACAGGtaccacatttaaaattttcttatcaaTATTTGGATcctaaaaattcttaaatgttaatattgattaatatatatataagagctattatatgaaaaatatgtattaaccTAATTCTCTAAGAAACCTCCTTAAGGAGAGAAGTTATcaatataatggaaaatattttaaaattaaaaacccaacCCTTTGGGAATTTTTGGTGacacagaaaaacacatttctacATGTATGAATGCAAAACAGTTTAAAATTTGAACCAAGAGAATTATAAAACCGAACCAGTTACAGAAATCGAATCaaacaaagaattaaagaaatagaagtcaTCAATGAGCTATGGTCCCAAATGGTCTGTCTTGTAAGGGTGTTTCTTGTCCAACCTTCAAGGATCAAGTAATTCTACTGCTAATAAAATAGTTccagataatgaagaaaaaaccCTCCTTcttatttcaagaaaatataatatgATGGCAATGCCTATTGAAGAACGTATGCTAAACAAATTTCTGAGATGTCCCACTTCTACTTCAAATATTatcaataagtaataaataaattaataaataataattgttatttGTGATAATTTAATAGTTtattaaattactaaataaatttattattaataaatttggTGTCACATTGcagaaaagactttttaaataagagaaacagTTTTATTGCTGTAAATAGTTAAATTATAAGCATCAAACTGGAggaagcattattcataaaacaaaatacccCATACGTATATTTTTCAACACTACCCCCACTGTAGAGTCGATTTAAATAAATAACCGAGCATCCAAACACAGTACAGAAATAGCTAAATCAGGAAGCTcataaaatagtgtttttttcaagtttcctaGAACTGAAGTAACTAGTTTAACTAAGATTTATCCAATTCTATTGTTTCCTggtctacactttttttttaagaaattcttttgtttttttaaaatgcaaagattcAGAACCTGCAGTTACACCTAATGGGATGATAGGAACACCCAATCAGAGTAGCCCAAGCCCACCTTCCACTGGTTCAGCCAATGAAAGACCTGCAGACCCTAAACCACAGTGGGAGCAGGTGATAAGTATGAGTATGAACCAGTAAATGTTCCTGGGTGTTCACCCTTAGAGACTGAGGAAAAAATAGGtgtgttatatatttttcctccctTGTTTGTTCAGGGCCCTAAATCTCAATCCCTACTATTAGTGGGCTTATTAAGGGAAAACTGTGGCTCTTGTGACTCTATTAAGTAGAAGGGTTGCCCcacaatatatatttaagaaatactgaggggcccttgggtggctctgtcgggtaagtgtcccactcttgatctcagttcagatcttgatctcaggattctgagttTAGGCACTGCTTTGGGCTCCACAAtgtgcatggagcctacttaaacaaagaaaagaaaagaaatgctgaatAAAACTACTCTAGGTGAGCAATTGTTTTTCCCATCTCATATCTGTATGAGTACTCAGCAGCTACACCTTTCACCTGCCACCATGTACCTCTCATCTCAGCCTAACACTTACACTGCTCAGGATAGAATCAATGTTAATGAAACTATTATTAACAAATGCAACTGAACAATGCGTTCTTATCCAATCCCAGGTCACCGACAATGTTCATTCTTTCTGTCAGGCCCTTTGAAATAATCCTAGTCTTGTGCAAATGCAGCCTAAATTATATGCAAATGTATAGGTTGCTGAATCTATCATGGATGTACAGTGCGTTTCTCAAATTTGCAAATAGCAATGTTGAAAGGAGAGCAAGTGTATTGGGTAACAAAATCAGGATGCAAAGTGTTCTGATCATGAGCAAACTTGAGCACATCAGCAACCATGATGCTCCCCATTCATGTAAGCTAGAGTCAAAGGATAAGGAAAATGTCATCAGGAGAAGCCTTAGAGGTACAGAGGCAGGCATACAACAGCTGacttcaaatatttgagaaagaacaactaCATTTTTTGGGTCTCCAGCACGAAGTCCTAGGATTATTGGATAGAAGCTATAGGAAGGCAGGTTTGGGCACAGTATAAGTAGCCCGTCCGAGCAAGGTGAGTGACTCTGCCAGATAATTACTTCAAGCAAGAGGTAAGGTACTGATGACTACTGTGGTTACTTCAAACTCTCAGATCTCTGGCTATGCTAAGCCTTGTGACTGTGTTACTTAACTGACATTTAATCAGAGTTAACCCAACTACTGTTTCACTTACTGAAGTTTATGTTATTGAAAACAGCATCCACTTCCTGGAAACCCAGTGATTATTTAAGGATGTTAGCCCTTAGAAGGAATGGTAAGAGAATACTTGAGGTTGCAAATACTTGAGGTACAGATAGCATAATTGCTTTTTGTAGGAAAATATATGAATGTTAATAGACCAGTCTGGATTGTCATACAATCAAATGTTGATACTTCTAATTGGTGGGATTATAGGTGATTGGTTCTTAAAAACTTTAAGtgatgaaagaattttttaagggTAGGTATCAGAGCTTGCCGATTTATACGTATTCCTTATTGTATTAGTCAGTTTGAGTTGTCATAACATAAtactatagactgggtggcttaaacaatagaaatttattttctcatagttctagaggatAGAAGTCCCAGAACAAGGTCCTGCAGGATCAGTTTCTGCTGAGAACTCTCATCCTGTCTTGCAGATGGTCACCCCCTTGTATCCTCATATGGCAGGGAGAGAGATCTCTGgtgatttttcctcttcttttaaggcCACTGTTCTAGCAGACTAGGGCCCCACCCTTAGGACCTCaattaaccttaattacctcctaaatACCCTATCCCCAGATTCAGTCACATTGGTGGTTAgctcttcaacatatgaatttttttggaGGTAGGGGAGAActattcagtccataacacttaTGCTCACCATGAATACCAAATACTTGGCTCATTAAGATAgtgaattttgggggcacctgggtggcttagtggttaagcatctacctttggctcaggtcatgatctcagtgtcctgggatggagccccatatggggctctctgctcagcagggagcctgcatctctctttCCAACTCCCACgtgcttgtttttcctctctcactacctctctctatcataaattttaaaatatagtgaaCATTGTTCAGGACAAGGAGACGAGATATTCAATGCTGTGGGTCATCAGCAGGTATTAGATATCTGAGTTTCTGCTCAATAGTAAGATGTGCTGTGCTTAGCAGAGTGTGTGCTAGCATGTGCCTCCAATACCCTTCTGCATCTGTCACCAGCCTTGGACATCTCCTTCCACtaaatttaaaagcatatttgAGAAAGCAACAGAGCCTAGCTAGAATTCCAGCTCTTATTCACTTTAGATCATCACttcagatgttttcatttcttcatttctgagatAAGGAGGCCAGTCATGACCTCTTCTAACTCTAAGGAAAAAGCACCTAGCATCACTTAGTCAGGACCCACTACACCTGGACAGTGGAGAGCCTATTCCATGTGAATAATCTGCCAAAATGTCTTTCCTACAGCCATTTTGTTTGGCTGGAAAGAGTACCTTTGGTACATTCATTCCTTAGAAGACCACTAGGAACAAACCACAGGAGCCTTAAcatattgattttatttgttattttattgcaacattagaaattaaaataaattataaaaggggCAAACCCATGCTCCTTCATGAAGATTATGGAGCAATGGAGACACCCATTGTAGAAGGTGAAAAGTAGCTTATCCTCTAGTGGGTAGAAGGACTTTACACACAAAGGTCATCAAtggtgagattatggacatttGCCAGCTGGAGTTTATGCACCAatggaagtttaaaaatgaatataagggAACATTGGCTACTCCTGACATCTTAGCCAGGGAGTATGAGTGTGAAGTATCAGAAGGTGCCTAAAACCTCTACAAGCTCATAGgtttacaaacaaaaaacaaaaaacaagcccaAAACCATGACACTCAAGCATTGCTGAAAACTGCTCTTGGGAGGAGATTCCCATCTTCCGAAGTTTGAACACACTCTTTCTCCTGCTGGATAGCTgggggaaaaaacattttaaaaaatcattaagaagGTATTTTCCTAAGTTCAGTTTCTTCCCCAAAAGCACTTTTGCAAGTCACTAAAGTTTGCCATACCTGcttacaggtgtgtgtgtgtgtgtgtgtgtgtgtgtgtgtgtgtgtgtgtgtgtatgtgcgtgtataCTACCTGAATATTCATTAGAATCTACATCAACTacatgtttttttcccatttaagaGGTAAATCTATGATACTGCCATTTTTTCCATATATTACTTTAAGAATGAAGAGAAACTGAAgcattttcttctgatttatcTATCCCTATACAATTAGAAAGATATACCATTTCAGGCAATTTTTACTAACTTTGGAACTTTCAAATAATGCTGACATGAAAAAATGTACCCCTTGGTTTGGAGTTTCTCCAGCAGACTGTAAATCAAGAGGGCAAAACTGATCCCTTGATCCCTGGGAGACCAGAGTATACCCAAGAGCTAAAGTGGCTCTTTCACCTCATCTTGTCATCAGGTAGAGAAGGCCAAAACCACAAAATTTACATAGTTCTTTAGGGAGAAGATCACAGACCCAAATTGTTAGGTGTATAAAAGTGGCAAATAACCAAAAATTGGACAAAACTAAGATGTTTATAATACTGAGTCCAATATCCCAAGATTGGTTTTAATGTGGCTTTTAGTAATTttttcaacaaccaaaaaaaccactttttaaaaaattctcccatTATTACTAGGGCTTATTTTGTGAGAACCATTCATATAAGCCAGGTAAGAAGCAAATACTTGATATTTTTAGATAATGCATTAAATACATTGGTATTTTAATTATTGCTTACTTTGTGGCAAAATTTACAAGAGGAGTTTATTTATTGAATCTATCAACTTTCACCATTGTTTGTCTCAACAAGAAAGCTCCTATGACTTACTTTCCTTTGAGGgaagagtatttttttctttagtattagTTTTCCTCAATTTTGATCTGTCGAACTTCTCCACTTCAGACAAATCTGGCTTATCACTCATCTTGACTAACagaaaggctgaaaaaaaaatttaacaaatctATCTGGTAGAACTATTGTCAGACTAAAGAGTAACAGCCAAAATTCTCACATTTAGTATTAATGTGTATTTTACTTGCTGATTTTCTACAGGAAACAAGCAGCAGatcttagaaatgtttttattagaaTACTTTTTGTTCCATGTCATTACCCTATTTCTGATAAGTAGTAAATGCCACCGAATCAGGATGTACCAGAAACCAGATGCTCTAATAACTGGAGTGACTATGTCTCACTCTTAAAATCAGAGCAAAAGGTAAAATGAAGGTGATAGAAACACATGGGCAGatagagacagaagaaaaaataaggactGGGTTTAACCAGCT
Coding sequences:
- the TMSB15B gene encoding thymosin beta-15B, translated to MSDKPDLSEVEKFDRSKLRKTNTKEKNTLPSKETIQQEKECVQTSEDGNLLPRAVFSNA